The stretch of DNA TATTTGTAGAGTCATTTGAAACCTCAAATCGATTAATCATTTCAAGGAAAATGTTTTCCTCTTCCTCCGTCAAATCCTCTTCAACCCAACTGGCATTAGATTTACGTCTACGCTTCAATAGTGAACCGATTGCTTGACGACTCACTCCGAACAACTCTGCCCACTCTGTCTGCTTAACGCCAAATTCATTCATTAACTTTTCCATGGTTTTCACATCATAAACATTATTCCCATCTGGAACAACTATCGACCCTGCCGGGATACGATTGTAGTAAAACCCCATCGACTCAACGAACGACTCTACATTCATTCCTTTTGTACGTGACGCATAAAACAAACGTCGATATAAGACAGGATGGTCGGTACTTAACTTCAGAACAATTCTATCCGGGAAAGTAGCTTGGAGTTCCTCAATAAAGCTATCAAAGGTTGCATTCTTTGATTCATTTGGCTTACGTACTTGAGTAAAACCATTAGATGCCAACCAATCATTCAGTTTCACCCCTTGTATTTCAGCCTTTTCCTTTGCCAACCTGTACAAGTGGTTATCCTTTTTATGAAGTGAAATGACCATCCTATCTGGATATAAAGTAGTTAGCCTGCCTATTATATACTCAGTCATTTTGTCATTCATCGTCTTCACCTTCTATATGTTTAAAAATACTTGCCACTTAATATAATGTTACTGGTTTGTGAGGATAAATAAAGTGGGATATATAGGAAGGTTTTTTTGAATAAAAAAAGCAGCTGAAGATGTTGATTCAGCTACTGCTAGTTTTTTGACAGTATAAAATAGAAAATCAAATTTTGCCTTTTATGTTCCCAAACTCGTCCTTTTCTGAACACGACACTCCTGGAGATATTGTTTTGTCTTCCCCACCGACTACTTCAATTACTTTCGAAGGCATTGTATGCATATCACGTGCTGTCACATGGGAAGTAATCGAATACGATCCACCTCTTTCAAAAGTGAAAGTTGTAGAATATTCGCCAGCTTTAAATTCAGCTGCAATCATCGTCTTTTCCCCGGAAGTCTCATTCAGAACTTCAAACTTCACTTCATCAGCATCCGTTACTATTTCGTCATCCTGTGAAACGCGGACAGAGAATTCAATCTCATGTCCGACTTCCGCCTTCACAGGGACAGCGAGATCAGCTAAAACGGGTTCGGGAACGAGTTGTTCGGTCTCTTTAACAGCAATGTTATTCCCGCATGCAGATAGAACTACAATTGCAGTTAGCAGCAGGATAAATGAATAAGTATGTTTCATGAGTCAGGCTCCTTTACGTAAAGTTTAGATGTAGAAAAGACCTTGCAATTAATTAAATTGGCAAAGAATGGTACCAAAAGAATTTGTGTTATATTCTTATCTTTTTGTTACGCAGTCGAAAGAAACGTGATAATAAAATTAATATACAATCACAAATTCTACTACCACATTGTCACTATTCCATATTTCTCCGTATTACTTCATTAAAATAACCTGTTAACATCTTTTATTAATTCATCCGTACTATCCCCTTGAATAAAGCTGTAGGTACCTACAATTTCCCCATTCTGATCAACTAAAAAGAAGTCAGATCCATGAATGACCTGATTTGATGTCTCCGGTTTCTGGACAAGCGTTTGGAACTCATCACGTGCAAATATTTCAATTTCTTCTTGGGAATAGCCTGTGAGCATATTCCAATTCGAATCGTCGTCTGTAAAATTCTTTAAATAGTTGTTCAGTTTTTGAGGAGTATCTACTGTTGGATCCACGCTGAACGAAACGAATTCAACATTTATTTCTTCTTCTCTGAATTTCTCTTGCAATGTTGCCATACTCGCTGTCATTGGCGGACAGATAGTATCACAACTAGTAAAGATGAAATCCGCAATCCAAACTTTACCTTTTAACTCTTCCGTTCCGAATTCCTCTTCATTTTGGTTCGTAAATGCAAATGATTCCATTTGAAATGTTTTTTGGGGATTGCAACCAGCAAGCATTACTAGTGCAAGCGCAATAATCAAGTATCTATTTTTATTCATACTTTACCTCCAATCAAGTCATCTTTTATATGTAGTTTAATGGTAAATGATAGTTGTGAAATTTATGTGAGGTTAGACATATGGAATATGGTGTTTTTATGCATGATATCGATATCATGCTATCCTTTGTGATGTCATAGATTTGGATGAGTGGTCTATTCCATTCTTGCTACACTAAAACAAAATAAAAGCATCGAAAAATCAATCTCTGTGATTTTTCGATGCTTTTTCCTTACGTGTTAATTTGTTTAGGAAGTAGTTTTTTGTTTCTTGGTGAGATACATAATTCCCTCAATGCATACAACGAAGATTAACGAAATACCAAACAGTGGCATAATGATTCCTAACACAATCAATAATGCTATAAAGCCGATAGGCACACCGCTTGCAACCCTCGTTGGTGCAGAGAATTGACCTGCTTTTTTACGAGATAGCCATGTTTTAAAGCCCCAGATGATAACAAATACGAAGGCTAGGCATACGACTAAATTAATCAATTTGTTTGGCCAGCCAAATAAATGCCCTTCATGCAATGGAATTCCCCATGTAAACCACTTTGTTAAGATGCCATAATCATCATAGTTAACTTCTGAAATGAGTTTTCCGCTATACTGATCAAAATACGTAGTCATTTCATCATTTGGGTGTACATCCAAACCAGTGACTCCTGTATTACTCCCTTTTGATACCGTGAATACACCATCTTCACTCATTGGATAGACGATG from Paenisporosarcina sp. FSL H8-0542 encodes:
- a CDS encoding SCO family protein, which gives rise to MNKNRYLIIALALVMLAGCNPQKTFQMESFAFTNQNEEEFGTEELKGKVWIADFIFTSCDTICPPMTASMATLQEKFREEEINVEFVSFSVDPTVDTPQKLNNYLKNFTDDDSNWNMLTGYSQEEIEIFARDEFQTLVQKPETSNQVIHGSDFFLVDQNGEIVGTYSFIQGDSTDELIKDVNRLF
- a CDS encoding FixH family protein codes for the protein MKHTYSFILLLTAIVVLSACGNNIAVKETEQLVPEPVLADLAVPVKAEVGHEIEFSVRVSQDDEIVTDADEVKFEVLNETSGEKTMIAAEFKAGEYSTTFTFERGGSYSITSHVTARDMHTMPSKVIEVVGGEDKTISPGVSCSEKDEFGNIKGKI